The following coding sequences are from one Panicum hallii strain FIL2 chromosome 5, PHallii_v3.1, whole genome shotgun sequence window:
- the LOC112895773 gene encoding polyadenylate-binding protein-interacting protein 9-like, which yields MAAVADGSASAAAAKEVEYQAGVQKLVDLLSKLNPAAKEFVPSSAASASPPKKALSADAPVFDYRSIGAGNGGAKDSATDASFYIGSPQRRRWNGYLNQGRRRANDRVRRTEREDSIRRTVYVSELDHTVTEERLAEIFATCGQVVDCRICGDPHSVLRFAFIEFSDEEGARTALNLGGTIFGFYPVRVLPSKTAILPVNPKFLPRTEDEKEMVMRTVYCTNIDKMVTQLDVKNFFEGLCGEVSRLRLLGDNVHSTRIAFVEFVHAECAIMALNCSGMILGTLPVRVSPSKTPVKPRVNRVGSD from the exons atggcggcggtggcggacgGATCGGCTTCTGCGGCGGCGGCCAAGGAGGTGGAGTACCAGGCGGGCGTGCAGAAGCTGGTGGACCTGCTGTCCAAGCTCAACCCGGCCGCCAAGGAGTTCGTCCCCTCCTCGGCCGCCTCGGCGTCGCCGCCCAAGAAGGCGCTGTCGGCGGACGCGCCGGTGTTCGACTACCGCTCGATCGGAGCCGGGAATGGGGGCGCCAAGGACTCCGCCACCGACGCTTCTTTTTACATTGGGAGCCCACAGCGCAGG AGGTGGAATGGATACCTCAACCAAGGAAGGAGGAGGGCAAATGATCGGGTGAGGCGTACAGAAAGAGAGGACAGCATTAGGCGAACTGTTTATGTCTCTGAACTTGACCATACG GTGACGGAGGAGAGACTTGCTGAAATCTTTGCTACCTGCGGGCAA GTTGTTGATTGCAGAATTTGTGGTGATCCCCACTCAGTTCTTAGGTTTGCATTTATTGAGTTCTCTGATGAGG AGGGCGCACGAACTGCACTTAACCTTGGAGGGACAATTTTTGGTTTCTACCCTGTTAGAGTCTTGCCTTCAAAGACAGCTATCTTACCTGTTAATCCAAAGTTTCTTCCCAGA ACGGAAGATGAGAAGGAAATGGTTATGCGAACTGTCTATTGTACAAACATAGATAAAATG GTTACTCAATTAGATGTAAAGAATTTCTTTGAAGGACTTTGTGGTGAG GTCTCTCGGTTGAGACTTCTAGGGGATAATGTACATTCCACAAGGATTGCTTTTGTTGAGTTTGTTCAC GCTGAGTGTGCCATCATGGCTCTGAATTGCAGTGGGATGATTTTGGGAACTCTGCCTGTCAG GGTGAGCCCTTCGAAGACTCCAGTGAAGCCACGTGTAAATCGAGTGGGATCTGACTGA